One stretch of Bradyrhizobium canariense DNA includes these proteins:
- the flgH gene encoding flagellar basal body L-ring protein FlgH has protein sequence MYASSIRRLALTSTMLTVVSLAGGCSSIDRLSQIGEQPKLSAIENPTAQPGYKPVQMPMPKPEAVSYNANSLWRNGSRSFFKDQRAHQIGDLLTVTVNITDQANFANETQRSRSDTDDSGITAFLGSNLLTGKTTALPGRLLTADASSSYDGKGSIQRQESLTTNIAAVVTQLLPNGNMVVEGKQEIRVNFEMRELIVAGIVRPEDIQSDNTIDSSKIAQARIAYGGHGQITDIQQPRYGSQVMDILLPF, from the coding sequence ATGTACGCTTCCAGTATCCGTCGCCTTGCACTTACCAGCACCATGCTGACCGTCGTCAGCCTTGCCGGCGGCTGTTCTTCGATCGACCGTCTTTCGCAAATCGGTGAGCAGCCGAAGCTCTCGGCGATCGAAAATCCGACGGCGCAGCCCGGTTACAAGCCGGTGCAGATGCCGATGCCAAAGCCGGAAGCGGTTTCCTACAATGCCAATTCGCTGTGGCGGAACGGCTCGCGGTCATTCTTCAAGGATCAGCGCGCCCATCAGATCGGCGACCTCCTGACCGTCACCGTCAACATCACCGATCAGGCCAATTTCGCCAACGAGACCCAGCGCAGCCGCAGCGACACGGACGATTCCGGCATTACCGCCTTTCTCGGAAGCAACTTGCTGACCGGGAAGACCACGGCTCTGCCCGGGCGCCTGCTGACCGCCGACGCCTCTTCGTCGTACGACGGCAAGGGCTCGATCCAGCGCCAGGAAAGCCTCACCACCAACATCGCCGCCGTCGTCACCCAGTTGCTGCCGAACGGCAACATGGTTGTCGAAGGCAAGCAGGAGATCCGCGTCAATTTCGAAATGCGTGAGCTGATCGTCGCCGGCATCGTGCGCCCGGAAGACATCCAGAGCGACAACACCATCGACTCCAGCAAGATCGCGCAGGCCCGCATCGCCTATGGCGGCCACGGCCAGATTACCGACATACAGCAACCGCGCTACGGCAGTCAGGTGATGGACATACTGTTACCGTTCTAG
- the flgA gene encoding flagellar basal body P-ring formation chaperone FlgA has translation MIVRSILLASALLMAATATAFAQSNDDAIAAPVLRADVTVTSDVVRIGDVIDNAGTAAQIAIYRAPDLGTTGSLPTAQVLAALQAHQVIGVNTKDIKAVSVTRLSRSIEAQDIPQQVAHALEHRSGLGDAANLTLTFDRDLQDVQLDATYTGNMQPVSTRFEPRSGRFDVSFEISSDSNVPATKLRFTGTAIETVEAAVLARSVERNEVLKSSDVIVERRPKAEVGGDAATRNAVVGMQMRRQLRAGQALRTGDVTKPDLVQRDDNVTLIYQAAGLYLTIRGKALDSGAEGDVVNVNSQQSKRTISGVVIGRGQVAITVATPRLPSASDTPINVGAAETAPVSVAASNSSSVAPKTE, from the coding sequence ATGATCGTTCGCTCCATTCTGCTTGCAAGCGCCCTGCTCATGGCCGCCACCGCGACCGCGTTCGCCCAGAGCAACGACGACGCGATCGCGGCTCCGGTGCTTCGCGCCGACGTCACCGTGACCAGCGACGTCGTGCGGATCGGCGACGTCATCGACAATGCCGGGACGGCCGCGCAAATCGCGATCTATCGCGCGCCCGACCTCGGCACGACAGGCTCGTTGCCGACCGCGCAGGTGCTTGCCGCGTTGCAGGCGCATCAGGTGATCGGCGTCAACACCAAGGACATCAAGGCGGTCTCCGTGACGAGGCTATCGCGCTCGATCGAGGCCCAGGACATCCCGCAGCAGGTCGCCCACGCGCTGGAACACCGCAGCGGCCTCGGCGACGCCGCCAACCTGACGCTGACATTCGATCGCGACCTGCAGGATGTCCAGCTCGACGCCACCTATACCGGCAACATGCAGCCGGTCTCGACCCGGTTCGAGCCGCGCAGCGGCCGCTTCGATGTCAGCTTCGAGATCAGCAGCGATAGCAACGTCCCGGCGACGAAACTGCGCTTCACCGGCACGGCGATTGAAACCGTGGAAGCCGCCGTGCTGGCCCGCAGCGTCGAGCGCAACGAGGTCCTGAAATCCTCCGACGTCATCGTCGAACGGCGCCCGAAAGCCGAAGTCGGCGGCGACGCCGCCACGCGCAACGCTGTTGTCGGGATGCAGATGCGGCGACAGCTTCGCGCCGGCCAGGCCTTGCGGACCGGCGACGTCACCAAGCCCGACCTGGTGCAGCGTGATGACAATGTCACCCTGATCTACCAGGCCGCCGGTCTCTATTTGACCATTCGCGGCAAGGCGCTGGACAGCGGCGCTGAGGGTGACGTCGTCAACGTGAACAGCCAGCAATCCAAGCGCACGATCTCCGGCGTCGTGATTGGCCGTGGACAGGTCGCCATTACGGTCGCAACGCCCCGTCTTCCTTCAGCGTCAGATACGCCCATCAACGTCGGGGCTGCTGAAACCGCACCGGTTTCGGTTGCCGCCAGCAACAGTTCCTCAGTCGCTCCAAAAACCGAGTAA